Sequence from the Sulfolobales archaeon genome:
TTGCAGTCAGCTACATACTTATGAGACAGCTCGAGGTCAGCTCTTCAAAGCTGAAGAGCTGAGCTTATCATTACAGCTAACAGGCTAGATATCCTCGAAATCCTTTAAGAGATCTGGACGATACCAACGATTCCTTTTATTAATAGATACTCAATGACCATCTAAACCTTCAAAGATCTTATGATCTCTCTGGTTCTCATTATCAGTATTCTTGTAAGCTCTCTAGCAGTATCTTCATTTGGTATTTTACTCTTTATCCCCTCAGGATCAGGCCCGTTATATTGGAATTCATGTAGCTGCAAAGCTAGCGCCGTCAGCTCTGCCACGCTGTATATCCTCTCTTCTATTATCGCTGCGACCTCCGCCATTCTGTTTGTTGGCATAACAGCTGCGATCCATTCATACAGAGGGATCGATCGCGAGCCAACTCTTTTAAACCCCCTATACCTGCTCTCGAGAAGCTCTAGGTTTTTCAGGGCTAGATATGATAGTAGTGATTTCCAAGCCTGAAAAGCTTTTCCAGCAGCATTTCTCAAAAGACCATCCTTCAGAAAAACCTCTGCTATATCAAGCTCCTTTAGGGCCTCTTGAAACCGCGACTCCGCTATCTCAACTATATTGAGCCTTTTAATCTCCATCTCGCACGAACTAATATCCTTACCACAGCTTTATTTCTATCTCTAAATATGCTCCGATCCTCCGATCCTTTCTGTCCTAGAAGGGTGTATTAGGTTAAGGGCTTTAGGGTGGTTCTAGCGCTATCTTTAGATCTTCTTCTATGTATCTTCAATAGATCTTAGAAGGGTT
This genomic interval carries:
- a CDS encoding PaREP1 family protein — protein: MEIKRLNIVEIAESRFQEALKELDIAEVFLKDGLLRNAAGKAFQAWKSLLSYLALKNLELLESRYRGFKRVGSRSIPLYEWIAAVMPTNRMAEVAAIIEERIYSVAELTALALQLHEFQYNGPDPEGIKSKIPNEDTARELTRILIMRTREIIRSLKV